The Streptomyces sp. NBC_00483 genome contains the following window.
GATCGCGGTCTTCCTCGGCCTGATCTTCGCCGAGCAGGTCTGGGACGACCCGAACACCCCGCCCGCCGTCGCCGTGCTCGACCAGGTGCTCGGCGCCGCCGCCTGCGCCGGGATCTGGCTGCGCAGACGCTGGCCGCTGGGTCTCGCCCTGGCGATGATCCCGGTCGGCTTCCTGTCCAACACCGCGGGCGGCGCGTCCATGATCGCGGTGTTCACGCTCGCCGTGCACCGCCCGTTCCGCTTCGTCGGCTGGGTGGCGGGCGCCTCCATCGCGCTCATCCCGCTGTTCTTCTGGTTGCGGCCCGACCCCGACTCCTCGTACCTGCTGTCGGTCTCGTTCACCGTCATCATCACGATCACGGTCGTCGGCTGGGGCATGTTCGTCCGCTCCCGGCGCCAGCTCCTGATGTCCCTGCGGGACCGGGCGCGGCGCGCCGAGACCGAGGCTCAGCTCCGCGCCGAGCAGGCGCAGCGGCTCGCCCGCGAGGACATCGCGCGCGAGATGCACGACGTGCTCGCCCACCGCCTCACCCTGCTGAGCGTGCACGCGGGCGCCCTGGAGTTCCGGCCCGACGCACCCCAGGGCGAGATCGCCCGGGCCGCGGGCGTGATCCGGGAGAGCGCGCACGAGGCGCTGCAGGACCTGCGCGAGATTATCGGAGTGCTGCGCGCGGCGGACCACGGCGACGAGTCGGGGCGGCCGCAGCCCACCCTCGCCGCGCTCGGCACCCTGGTCGACGAGTCCCGCGAGGCCGGCATGAAGGTCGACCTCGACAACCGGGTCCCCGAAGCGGGGGCCGTGCCCGCCTCCACCGGACGCACCGCCTACCGCATCGCCCAGGAGGGCCTGACCAACGCCCGTAAGCACGCCCCTGGCGCCGAGGTCGCGGTCACGGTCGAGGGCGCCGCGGGGGACGGCCTCACGGTCACCGTGCGCAACCCACCACCGCCCGGCAAGGTGCCGCACGTCCCCGGCTCGGGCCAGGGCCTGATCGGCCTCACCGAACGCGCCACGCTCGCGGGCGGCCGCCTCGCCCACGGGGCCGAACCTGACGGCGGTTTCGCGGTGCGCGCGTGGCTTCCGTGGCCGGAATGACGTCGGGGCGGCCCGGATGGAGATCCAATACCGCTGGTAACGAAATTGGGGGTGTCGGAGCCCTGTACCCAAGGAATCACGCGGCGTAGGCTCCGGGCCTCATCGGGGCGGCGCCACAGGGGTGCCGGGGTGTGCCGAGGGTTCGGGAGTGACGACGTATGTCACCACAGGGGGATCGCCCGTTGGCTGCTGTGCGCGGTGAAAGACCGCACGGCGGAGGGCATCGCAGGAGAAGACAGGGGCGGGCGCGCGGCATCCGCAGGGAGATCGTCGCCCTGGTGCTGCTTCCGCTCGTCGGCATGGTCGCGCTGTGGGGCACCTCGACGGCGGTGACCGGCAGCGAGGCGGTGAAGGTGCTCGACGCCTCCGACGTGCTCGACGACTTCATCCCGGTGGTGGTCGACGCCCTGAGCACTGTGCAGAGCGAGCGCGCCGCCGCCCTCGACTACCTCGCGGACCGACAGGACGCGCGAGCGCACGACACACTGCGACGCAAGGCCGACGCCACCGACGCCAAGATCGCCGACCTGGGACGGCTCGCGGAGGACGCGGAGTTGCGCGGCAAGATCCACGGCTGGGACGTGGCGGGCCAGGCGCAGCAGGTCGCGAAGCTGAAGCCGCTGCGCAGCGCCGTCGAGGCGGGCACCATCAGCGGTCGCGAGGCGTACCGGCGGTACAACGCACAGGCGGACGGCTGGTACCGGCTCTATCTGCAGGGCTCCAAGGCGATCTCCCAAGGCGGCGGAATCAGCGGCCAGTTGGCCGGACTCGCCGTGATCACGCAGAGCCGCGAGGCGGTGCTCAGGGAGGGCGCGCTGCTCGGCTGGGCCGTCGAAGGCAGCCGGGTCACGGCGGCCGACCAGCGCGAGGTGGCGGGCCTGGTGGCGCAACGCGCGTT
Protein-coding sequences here:
- a CDS encoding sensor histidine kinase; translation: MEAVRQTGTPQAADTPAERWRRRLLPSAVADELDLDPEGQPGRRRRTARDWIVDFSCFGIAVFLGLIFAEQVWDDPNTPPAVAVLDQVLGAAACAGIWLRRRWPLGLALAMIPVGFLSNTAGGASMIAVFTLAVHRPFRFVGWVAGASIALIPLFFWLRPDPDSSYLLSVSFTVIITITVVGWGMFVRSRRQLLMSLRDRARRAETEAQLRAEQAQRLAREDIAREMHDVLAHRLTLLSVHAGALEFRPDAPQGEIARAAGVIRESAHEALQDLREIIGVLRAADHGDESGRPQPTLAALGTLVDESREAGMKVDLDNRVPEAGAVPASTGRTAYRIAQEGLTNARKHAPGAEVAVTVEGAAGDGLTVTVRNPPPPGKVPHVPGSGQGLIGLTERATLAGGRLAHGAEPDGGFAVRAWLPWPE